From Chryseobacterium sp. IHB B 17019, one genomic window encodes:
- a CDS encoding lipopolysaccharide biosynthesis protein — MKKLLNETIIYGIGAIMPRIIVVLLNYLFIKNINNEDFAIFTNLYALISFINIVLSFGFETAYFRFSSDKDNEQKVFNTSFWFLSGLSTVFLILVLLFNQPIANVFGYEKTPEFIRWFAWIAFFDNLLVIPLAWFRFHNKPIRYTAIRVTQAVFQSIFVIALFLYIPREFSFKLGLKENVSYPFYSNLASSFLGFLLVLPIIFKVKLQFSKDLFLQMIKYSWPMMIAGLAFMVNENFDKFIQKFIIDDGDAGAYGGCYKMAVLMTLFVTAYRMGIEPFFFKQMQNENAKLTYAKVTEYFSFFASIVALGIIANVSWIKFLLVPNSSYWVALNIIPIIVIANLFFGIYYNLSTWYKVTDRTRVGTYISWTGAIITIILNLLLLRQYGFMVSAWVTLAAYFVMMVLSYFLGQKYYPIPYRMKKISIFIVLLAVFSYAIVNFFDYNFWIGNLLFLVYTGILIYSEKDMLLSRIKRN; from the coding sequence TTGAAGAAACTTCTTAACGAGACAATTATATATGGAATTGGAGCGATTATGCCGAGGATAATTGTTGTATTGCTTAATTATTTGTTCATTAAAAATATTAATAATGAAGATTTTGCAATTTTCACTAATCTTTATGCACTCATTTCATTTATCAATATTGTTCTCTCTTTCGGCTTTGAAACTGCTTACTTTAGATTTTCCTCAGATAAAGACAATGAGCAGAAAGTTTTCAATACTTCATTTTGGTTTTTATCGGGTTTATCAACTGTTTTCCTGATATTGGTTTTATTATTCAACCAACCAATCGCTAATGTTTTTGGCTATGAAAAAACGCCCGAATTCATCAGATGGTTTGCATGGATTGCATTTTTCGACAATCTTCTTGTGATTCCTCTGGCGTGGTTCAGGTTTCACAATAAGCCAATAAGATATACCGCAATCCGAGTGACACAGGCTGTTTTTCAAAGTATATTTGTTATTGCTTTATTCCTTTATATTCCTCGGGAATTCAGTTTTAAACTAGGTTTAAAAGAAAATGTATCATATCCTTTTTATAGTAATTTAGCATCAAGCTTTTTAGGATTTTTGTTGGTTTTACCAATTATTTTTAAGGTTAAACTTCAATTTTCCAAAGATCTTTTTCTTCAAATGATCAAATATTCCTGGCCTATGATGATTGCCGGTCTCGCTTTTATGGTCAATGAAAATTTTGACAAATTCATTCAGAAATTCATTATTGATGATGGCGATGCCGGAGCTTATGGTGGTTGCTATAAAATGGCTGTTTTGATGACACTTTTCGTTACGGCCTACAGAATGGGAATCGAACCATTTTTCTTCAAACAAATGCAAAACGAAAATGCCAAACTCACGTATGCAAAAGTGACGGAATATTTTTCGTTTTTTGCTTCAATTGTAGCATTGGGAATCATTGCAAACGTTTCATGGATAAAATTTTTGCTTGTCCCAAATAGTTCTTACTGGGTTGCCTTAAATATTATCCCGATTATTGTGATTGCCAACTTATTTTTTGGGATTTATTACAATCTTTCAACCTGGTACAAAGTGACTGACAGAACGCGGGTAGGAACTTATATTTCCTGGACAGGAGCAATTATTACCATTATTTTAAACCTTTTGCTTTTAAGACAATACGGTTTCATGGTTTCAGCTTGGGTGACATTGGCTGCGTATTTCGTCATGATGGTTCTTTCCTATTTTTTAGGTCAAAAATATTATCCTATACCTTATAGGATGAAGAAAATTTCTATTTTTATTGTTCTTCTGGCGGTTTTCAGCTATGCAATTGTAAATTTTTTCGATTACAATTTCTGGATAGGAAACTTACTGTTTCTAGTTTATACAGGAATCCTTATCTATTCTGAAAAAGACATGCTTTTATCCAGAATTAAGAGAAACTAA
- a CDS encoding sugar phosphate nucleotidyltransferase encodes MKIIVPMAGRGSRLRPHTLTVPKPLIPIAGKPIVQRLVEDIAKVAGEKIEEVAFIIGDFGPEIEKSLIQIAEKLGAKGSIYYQNDPLGTAHAIKCAEQSMSGDVVIAFADTLFRADFVLDKNSDGVIWVKSVEDPSAFGVVKLDNYGFITDFVEKPQTFVSDLAIIGIYYFSSAEKLMSEINYIMDNDIKNGGEYQLTTALENLRAKGAKFSLGKVNDWMDCGNKNATVETNSKILEYEREEMSTFPTSAVIENSLIIQPCFIGENVRISNSKVGPGVSLGNNTVIVNSNIENSLIQENTRINHGNLSNSMIGNSAQYFGVAREISLGDYSVLDFLSK; translated from the coding sequence ATGAAAATTATTGTTCCTATGGCTGGACGTGGTTCCAGATTACGTCCACATACACTGACTGTTCCAAAACCTCTTATTCCTATCGCTGGAAAACCAATTGTACAGAGATTGGTGGAAGATATTGCTAAAGTTGCAGGGGAAAAAATTGAAGAAGTAGCTTTTATCATCGGAGATTTTGGCCCGGAGATTGAAAAATCTTTGATACAGATCGCTGAAAAATTAGGAGCAAAAGGTAGCATTTATTATCAAAACGACCCTCTGGGAACGGCTCACGCTATCAAATGTGCCGAGCAATCCATGAGTGGAGATGTTGTCATTGCTTTTGCAGATACACTTTTCCGTGCAGATTTCGTGCTGGATAAAAATTCAGACGGTGTAATTTGGGTGAAAAGCGTAGAAGATCCTTCCGCTTTCGGAGTTGTAAAACTGGACAACTACGGTTTCATCACTGATTTTGTGGAAAAGCCTCAAACTTTCGTTTCAGATCTTGCCATTATTGGTATTTATTATTTCAGCAGCGCTGAAAAACTGATGAGTGAGATCAATTATATCATGGATAATGATATTAAAAACGGCGGCGAGTATCAACTAACAACTGCATTAGAAAACTTAAGGGCAAAAGGTGCAAAATTCTCTTTAGGAAAAGTAAATGACTGGATGGATTGCGGAAACAAAAACGCGACCGTAGAAACCAACAGCAAAATTCTTGAATACGAAAGAGAGGAAATGTCAACTTTTCCGACTTCGGCTGTTATTGAAAATTCATTGATCATCCAACCTTGTTTTATTGGTGAGAATGTAAGAATTTCAAACTCAAAAGTGGGCCCGGGAGTATCTTTGGGGAATAATACGGTTATTGTAAATTCAAATATTGAAAATTCTTTGATTCAGGAGAATACAAGAATCAATCACGGAAACCTTTCCAATTCAATGATCGGAAATTCTGCTCAGTATTTCGGAGTGGCAAGAGAAATTTCTTTAGGAGATTATTCGGTTTTAGATTTCCTGTCCAAATAG
- a CDS encoding dihydroorotase — protein MKTLIKNVKIVNEGKIVEGDILIENDLISKINSNISEEADQVIDGSGKYLLPGVIDDQVHFREPGLTHKGDIETESRAAIAGGTTSFIDQPNTVPNAVTQELLADKYEIASQKAYANYGFMMGGTNDNLEEVLKTNPRNVPGIKLFLGSSTGNMLVDNPETLENIFSNTKMLIAVHCEDEATIKANTQKYLDEYGEDIPVKFHHLIRSEEACYKSSSKAIELAKKTGARLHVFHLSTAKETELFRNDIPLKDKKITAEVCVHHLTFTNEDYDTKGGLIKWNPAVKTQKDKDGLWEALLDDRIDVIATDHAPHTWEEKQNVYTKCPSGAPLVQHSLVVMLENYKNGKISLEKIVEKMSHNPAILFRVEKRGFVREGYKADLVLVDLNENWTVAKENVLYKCGWSPLEGMNFHSKVTHTFVNGNLVYDNGKINEQKFGERLLFEVQE, from the coding sequence ATGAAAACCTTAATCAAAAACGTAAAAATCGTAAACGAAGGAAAGATTGTTGAAGGCGATATTTTAATTGAAAATGATTTAATTTCTAAAATAAATTCTAATATTTCTGAAGAAGCAGATCAAGTTATTGATGGTTCGGGAAAATATCTTTTACCGGGCGTGATTGATGATCAGGTACATTTCCGTGAGCCGGGTTTAACGCACAAAGGCGATATTGAAACCGAATCGCGTGCTGCAATTGCTGGTGGAACAACAAGTTTTATCGATCAGCCCAACACTGTTCCCAATGCTGTAACTCAGGAATTATTAGCCGATAAATACGAAATTGCTTCTCAGAAAGCCTACGCCAATTACGGTTTTATGATGGGTGGAACGAATGATAATCTGGAGGAAGTCTTAAAGACAAATCCGAGAAATGTTCCCGGAATTAAGCTGTTTTTAGGTTCATCAACAGGAAATATGTTGGTCGACAATCCTGAAACACTGGAAAATATTTTTAGCAATACAAAAATGCTGATCGCCGTTCATTGTGAAGATGAAGCGACCATTAAAGCCAATACTCAAAAATATCTGGATGAATATGGCGAAGATATTCCAGTGAAATTTCATCACTTGATCAGAAGTGAAGAAGCTTGTTATAAATCTTCATCAAAGGCAATTGAACTGGCGAAAAAAACAGGAGCAAGACTTCACGTTTTCCATTTGTCGACAGCAAAGGAAACGGAACTTTTCAGAAATGATATTCCTTTAAAAGATAAAAAAATTACCGCGGAAGTTTGTGTTCATCACCTGACTTTCACAAATGAAGATTACGACACAAAAGGCGGGTTAATCAAATGGAATCCTGCCGTAAAAACGCAAAAAGACAAGGACGGACTTTGGGAAGCGTTGTTGGATGACAGAATTGATGTGATTGCAACCGATCATGCGCCTCATACATGGGAAGAAAAACAGAATGTCTACACAAAATGTCCTTCCGGAGCGCCTTTGGTGCAGCATTCATTGGTTGTAATGCTGGAAAATTATAAAAACGGAAAAATTTCTTTAGAAAAAATCGTTGAAAAAATGTCTCATAATCCTGCGATTCTTTTCAGAGTTGAAAAAAGAGGTTTTGTGAGAGAAGGCTACAAAGCCGATTTAGTTTTGGTTGATTTAAATGAAAACTGGACTGTCGCCAAAGAAAATGTCCTGTACAAATGCGGTTGGAGCCCATTGGAAGGAATGAATTTCCATTCTAAAGTCACTCACACTTTTGTCAACGGAAATCTGGTTTACGACAACGGAAAAATTAATGAACAAAAATTCGGGGAGCGACTGCTTTTTGA